The segment AACACAAGATATAAAACTCATCCAACAGCCGAAAACACAAATTATCACACACCATCCTCACTTTCCAGCCGAGCATTCTTTAATGAAACTTCCCTCCACTGTAAATTAGAGAGAAAGGCCCCAGACAGGAAATACCTTTCCCTTTACCTCTCGTATTAACACCTTGTTTATGGAACTGTAAATGCAGCAGATGTAAAGCTCCCAGCAGTCTGCAGGGCGACACCTGTTTGATGCAATCATGTACAGAGGAAGCTGATCGGTAATAAGCACCTGCCACAGCAAGTTGTTAAAGCAGAAATATGAGAGGATGAGCAGTACAAGGAGCGGGGCTTTCAATAAAACACCTTGGAGAATTGAGGTTAGTCGGTCAGTGTTAACCTGAAAGGCAacacactgtcaaaaatgtaacCTAGAACACATCAACAGGGATTGGTGATTTACGTTATTTTTCTGGTGCAGATTTCTATGAtagtgtattagggccattgtagagGGAAAAACTGATGGAGTTGAGGGATGGggagtaatattccaagaaacaaactttgagattaaagtggtaaatttacgagacaaaaatctcaaaaaatataaagtcacaaatttataagaaaaaaagtcagaaaaatatttttcttctacTTTTTGGGGGGTTCTTGAATCTAGTGCTTGTTTCTTGGTTCCTTGatcaaacaaatgtaaaagaaaaacagtttttctcatgtttttttctcaaaagtttgtgagttttttctcctgtaaatctatgactttaatctcagaaattctgagtttgttctctcagaatattacccccacTTTATAATTTTTTCCTCCTACAATGGCCAAAATGTGCTATCATGGATCATAGATTTCTGGTTTTAGTGTGTAATTCTTCATTTTTCAATTGGCCAAACTCAATGCATACAGGTTTTAATGGCAGGGAGAAGTGAGTTCACCCTCctctatgctggatttctcaTACCACtcttatgctgatgatacccaACTCTTCCTGTTCTTCCAGCCAGACGACCCACAGTCTCAACTCGAATATCAGCATGCCTTACTGATATCTCTGCATGGATGAGGGAACACCACCTTCAGCTCAACCTGTTAAAGACTGAGCTCCTCGTCTTCCCGGCCAATTCCTCTGTATAACAACAGATCAGTATCCAACTGGATTCTACTGTGCTCATTCCCACAAAATCAGCCAGAAACTTTGATGTGATGATTGATGACCAACCGACTTTTAAGGAACATGTGGCCTCTGTGGCTCGCTCATGCTGATTCACCCTGTACAACATCAGGAAAATCGGACCATACCTGCCTGAACATGCAGCACAACTCTTGTGATTTCACGCCTCGAGTACTGAAACTCCTTCCTGGCAGGGTGCCTGGCAGGCACGCTCAAGCTTCTGGAGATGATCCAGAACACAGTGGTGCATCTGATATACAACTTGCCAAAACTGCATGTGTCACTCCACTGTTCATATCCCTCCACTGACTCCATCAAATTCAGGTCCTTGACACTGGCCTACAGAGCAGACACCACAACTACCTACCAGGACTCCCTTGCGCCCTCTTCGATTTGCCATGGAGCAGTGCCTGGTGCCTCCAGCACAACAAATCACCAGACAGacttttctcctctgtggttcCTCAATGGTGGAACAATCTACTACATTCAATTCGATCTTCGAGTCCCTCTCAACCTTTAAGAGAAGGCTAAAAACCCAGTTCTTCAGAGAACACCTGCTCGCTGAAAGGACTGGGTAAGAAAGAAAATTCTGCCTCTATGCCGTTTTCCTTCCTCCATGCACTTCATGCACTCTATATGTTCCCTCcttgcactgccttgtagctCCTTTGACCTTTGGACCAGAATCAGAGCTTTCTGGCACTTGATGTCGTTAATTTCTACTGAATACATGTTTGCTTGTAGTGTATGGAAATCTCATACGTATgccgctttggataaaagtgtctgccAAATGCGGATTGTACTTGTAATGGTAATTTCTCCCTGTATGCTTGTTTTACGTTGCTGCAATTTGAAATGAGTCTACAGAGGAGCCCATGCAGATCTATTTTTGGTGATTAACATTGAAACCGGATGgttaatgtttctgttttagaattgtttttttcttttttccaccactgctgaGAATATCTCACAGTGACGTCTGTGGATTGCCTTTTAGCGAGATATGGAATACCAAAAAtgcaacatcaaacaaaaaacgGCAGcagaaacataataaaaattaccagtttttgaaaaatgctcaTGTGTTTTAAGATGGAAACGTTTGTCTGAAGCCTTGGGCTAGTCAGAGAACAGAAAATACTTTCTGATTCTACCAGTGACACACTTTTAGTCCATTTTTGGGGGAAGAGAGTCTGTCAGGATCAAAGTGGTGAGAGCCAAACACAAGAAGCTGCAGGCACAGAGGAGCTACCAAAGTTTAGGAGAGCGTTTCTCTACAAGAGCAACCAGGTGGGATTAGGGCATTTtccctgcagagacagaaaaaaaacaaacaaacaagtaacaTGTTGGGCAAGCAGCGTTTATTTCCACCTCACTTATTGAATGAAAGGCACTTATCTTATATAGTATTAATAAGATGAGACTTTTTACATCTGTAAAACCAGACATATGCAGCCTATGActacggagaaaaaaaaaaaaaaagtaaaaataaaattcaaggttaactacatttattttcttaaaattgTCCTGGCATTAAACATCCTTGTGTACAATCATTTTAGAAAAGTATTTGTACAAAATGTCTTTAGCCGCAATGCTGCCATTTCTTACAATGCATGTGAAATTAATACAGAACAAATTCATTGAAATCACACATTCTCCACTGATTGTTCAGTGCTTCGATACAATATAGTATATCCCTCTGCGTCTGACTGGATAAAATCAACAGTGATGCTTTATCGCTCTCTGCTGGAAATAAAGCAACACTCAGATGATACCAGCTCCTTGCTGTAGCCTGTTGGTCTTCATGACTCCTCCGGACAGAAATGGGAGTAGGATGTCAGCCATTTCACAGGACAatccctgaaaacacacaaactataCAGTGACAGGCTTCACTTCCCCTTTATTTCCCTTTATTCCCCTTAATTTCCCCTAAAAGACTGATGTGACAGAGAATAAAAGGCAAGATTTGCACgtatgttttctttcttctaaaaataaatgtaccTGTGAAACTTCTGTCCTTTCCTCCTCTGGTACTCTGTCTCGTCCACCGTCCACACggctcccttccctccctccactcGTACAAAACACTTGTGCAGGCTGAGATTGTGGCGCACAGCATTCTGGGTATGACAGGAAACTTGCATTAGCAGAGCAGTGGAAAGACTagtgaaatatttcactcatgTAATGATTAATTTAGTCTTGCTCTCGGCATGTTCATGTGTATTTCCCTGAGACTCAGGAGGATTATGGCCAACAGTAAAttcatacagtggatgtgttttatgttatgTGGATATTAtcttggaaaaaacaacaatcaaaaaAGGAGTGGCAGGTCTTTTAATAGTGCTATGTGTAGCACAATGCATTCCCCAAAATGAACACCCCCAGTTCGACTAGTGGAATGGCAATAAAGTTGTGGATTACTTGCAACATAAAAACAGTTCTGATTTGTGCTGTAAAATAGACTCACTGTGTCATAAAACAATTCAAAGGCTGATGTTTTTGTAAGTGCAACAGATAATAATAGCtcttatattttaaaatacatttgtgcCACAAACTGATACCACTCATGGCCCAAAAGCTTTGTAGTGGAAACTAGTTTTGGCAGGCATCagaatgaatgtgtgtatgtgtgagccaAACCTTCCAGGTTGCGGTGTTGTATCGGAAGTAGAAGAACATGGTGGTGAACCAGTTATAGATCTCGTTCAGAGTGCGCTGCTTGTCTGGGGACTCCAGTATGGACTGCGTGCATGGTGGGAATATAATCACAGTCAAACATCATGTGAAAACAAGGTATGAAGAAGTGGCAAAAAAGGTTAAATGTTTCAGCAGACTGACACATCAATGAAAATAGAATCTAAACCAGAATTCGCTGAGCCTTTGGTTGTGTGTAATTCTGCCCTTgttctgtgtgaaaaagtgaaaaaaatcagacactgGTCCTCCTTTGAAAGACTACTCACCCATCTTATCAGGTAGGCGTAGGTGTAAGGAGGCCTGATGTTGTGGTTCTTGTAACACTCGATACTGGGGACCAGATCTGTGAAGCAGCCAAACAAAGCAACGTGACTGTTTTTCAATGGAAATTCAGCTAAAATTAAGTttaactttggtagagtgttgggttgtctagCTCAGCGATGCAAACAAGtaagggggtaaaaaaaaaaggtgagatcATTGCATGGATAGAGAAAACCTGCCACAACTGAGCTAAGTATTTGGACCAGCTCCAGTTCTAAGCCAGTGCCTTTGTCAACAGCACTGATAGGAGAATTAACATAACATACAtaggtatgtgtgtatatatgtgtaagtatgtatatatttctgtataggtatgtatgtatgtatgtatatgtatgcatatgcgtatgtgtgtatatatacatatatatagtagAAATTGCGCATTATATGGGATTTGTTTAGTACTTAGGCTGTATAATTATATGTATTTACATGTACAGTTGTATTGAATTATATAGAATCCAGTTACATCAATTATGATGAATAGTTAGAAAGGGGTAGGTATAAAAAAGTGtatacttcttcctactcctttttcaAACAGGATACACTATGTTGcttatctgtttctctttttgttgtccttttttattttttgtatttatatatggaaaacgtacacacacacacacacacacacacacacatatatatatatagatattaaatacatattttttttgttgtatacttgtttgaaaataaaattcttcattcattcattcatactagggctgcacgattatggccaaaatgataatcccacacaaacacagggagaacatgcaaattCCACACAGAAAGGAGCTACAACATCgaggattcaaacccaggaggTTCTTGCTGTGCAGTAACAGTACcaaccactgagccaccatgtTGTTACTTTTAAGTATATTTGGATCTGTCTGAAAACTAATTGCAACAGCCATTATGGGGGAAAACAACCCTACATGAAACACATAAAAGGAATCAATAGATGTGGGAGCTGAATACAACAGTAAGACAAAAATAAGAAGATAACCACAAGATTTTAAAACGTATGCACACAGGCAGCCTGTTGTACCAGTATGGCCAATTACTAGCCATGCCCTAAGAATGGAGACGTTTACATATGGATCACCTGAAGTTCAATCAGACCATGAGCACCTTGACAATAATGTGTCCAATCTGAAAACAGCACGCATCCTGATGAGACTACAAGGCTGTGAAGTTCAACTTTGATCCTGCTTTGGGAGGCACTGACTACAGGCTGACACACTGAGCTGGGCAAACTGCAACTAGGCCAAGAGAATAGACATGCTGCATTACCTGCCTTTTAtactggcataatccactttgttcggGTTCGTTTTTGTGCTAatggtgttattttgggagctgttttgctgtgctaaGGAGGTGAAAGGAAAGTCAGACATACAGCATTGTGTATTAGCAACGAGGAGCactgaggatatttcaccaccacgtGGCCTCATATCATAACCAGGAAAATATCCAATCCAACACtacaccaaagttcagtttttctGTAACAAAGGCAACACCATCACCAAAACAGCAAACCAACACAATGAGGAATATGTAGTCAGTCGGCAGACAGGCGGCTTTCTGCTAAGCTATATGAATACTGCAGTGTGATGGTGGAGAGCTGTGTTACCTGGCAGAAGGTGGGCAGTGCCAGCGGCCCAGTAGCCATGCTGAGCAAACTCCTCTGGATGTTTTGCAGCCCAGCGTGACACTCCATCCCCATCTGCTGCCTGAGGCTGgggcaggaggagaggcaggctgTGGGGCCAGTCTGACGCTGTCTTCTgtagggatggatggaggaggacaTGACATGAAGCACtgattttcattccaaaaaaaaaaaaaaaaaaaaaaaaaaagcagtccaGATTATTCTAGGCTATGTCTTCAGAGGAGTAGGCAagattttcatgtaaaaatctACTTTCCTTATCAccttaaaacataaaatgggGTTACTGCACTAACTGAGATGCTGTGTATTCACCAGCTTTGTTcatgaaattctggtgtcaCGTGTGGTCACAGGTGGGAAATCTCCACATAGGAAGTGAGGAACTGGAACTTAACGCTGAAATACAAACTGTCTCCTAAACATCAGTGAGCAAGTGCTCCAGCCTTCATCCATTCTGCAGCTGAAGTTCAAAAGTTTTCAGAGTCACTTCTCGCTGTTATTTGGTGCAACCATTGTGCAAAGTTTCATAGTGCATGTTTAGTGTCTGCAGCTTCCTACACAAGGTCAAATACTGTACTTCTCCAGGCAAAACAAGTTTGAGACACAGGAGGAAAGGATCAGAGGCAACATACCAAATAAGTGTATTTGTGTTCAGAGAGGTGGAGATGAAGTTGCATTGCGAAGAGTTTCTGTTTCTCCAgaatgagctaaaaaaaaaaaaaaaaaaaaaaaagagaatgtcCATTAAAGGTTTGATCTTACATAAAATACATGATAAATGAGtgatttcaggatttttttctctctcagaccAATGCAGGATAAATGCAATGACACAAGGAAAACTTTAAAATGATCTCTTTCGTATCATGAACTAATCCTGAATTGAATATCCAGGCACATCAATTTTAATCCCAGGCCTCATAGAGAATGgatgtaattttgttgaaatggaGTTGATTGGCAActttgaaaaacagcagaaaaaaaagacacaaaaaagtcCCTCTCAAAATCTCAAACTCTGTGCAGTGTAATCAACGTCTTGACTCAGTATGTTTCAAACAAATATATTTcaacaaaaacagtgtgaaataaaccacagaAAATTTTTAAGATCTGCCTCGGCTTGTTCATTGGCCACAAGTTCCTCTCAGTCATTGGCTTCACTGACGTTTCAGGGAATAAATTTACTGAAACGTCAGTGTAGCCAATGCGTGAGCAGGACTTGGTGAATGAGTAAAACTTTTTTGACAATCATTCAAGAGAAATCaggatgaataaataataataataataataataataaaaaagtaggGTTTTTGAGTGACATATTCCTTTATCAAAACAAGAAGTTTTTAAGTTGGGGTAGGTTAAAAGACAATAAGTACTGTAGTTGCTAATAAGCAAGCGTATGTTTTACCACATATTTGCCTTActcatttttcttccatccAAACTTGGTCATCTAGCAACATCTTCATACTACTTTAAACTCTGCTGTGCTGCCACTTCTCTTCATATTTGCAATTAAGGTTGGGATTTGTTTAATGACTGGAAGAGGGCCTTACAAATCATTATTTGGTTTGTGGAAAGTGGTGTACATCctgtttttttgacaaaataattttgctAGAGCATGCATGTTCTGGTGGACCGTAACATTTTGACAAGAACCCACCTGACTCTCCAGATACTGAACCATGTCCTGCTGGACCCTCCACTGAGCGATGCTTCTTTCACCATGACTGTGCTCAGAATGGAGATGTCTGGAAGACAAACAGCAGATCAGTGCACAGGGTAACAGAAGAATTACAGGAGTCCTGATGGCAAAAACAGTAACTTCAGTAACTTCTTTTAGACTTTCAGAGAGGCAATCAGCTCATATATATTCAAGGCATGTGAATGCTTGTTATTTAGAGACACGCCTGGCATATTATGGCAAGACATTATTGACTTACAGTAGTAACAGAGTACTGATTATAATTTAGAGAAGATGATCAGTAATCTGTAACTGACAGTTTGACACTTCCTACTAAAGCCAAGAGGATGAATGGATTATTCAGCAATCTGCTTACTtcagaaaactggaaaaatctTCAGATGCTGCATTACAACCAGGCCAGCGGCACAGTCCCCTTGCAAATAGGACACTAGCGCTCCCTTGGCTCCTGGAGGACACGGGAATTGTCAGTGATCTCAAGTGCCAGTGATTTTAGTGAAACTGCCTCAAACTGTTGTGTGTGATATTCTATAGACACAATACAGCGCTTTACAGCGGCCCTACTGCAGTTAGCGAAGGAGAACAGCCAccatactgtaaacacacacatattcacacacacacacacacacacacacacacacatacacactgagctATGGTGTGACATAATATCTGCCAAACCATTAATTATACAGCACACTGAGCTaatcatcacaataatggcttGCTGTCTTAGAATGTGCTGATTCCTTTCCATAGTTTATCATGCAGCGTAAATGGGAGTCAGTCACCCGTTGTGAAGCCTGGCCTCCATGGAGCTCTGCTTTGGGCTGTCTTCCCTCAAAGGGAGGGAGTGCTGCAGCTGCCTGGGAGAGGAGCCTGAGGATGGGGAAGGCGACAGGGGCCGGTGGCCTGTGGCCGCCTCTGCCTTGCACACAGAGGCTTGAGATACACCATTCTctgcaagagaagaaaagaaagcagcaatgaaggttttttttttttttttttttttttttttttggattttttgttttgtcctaaATAATTGGACTTGTATCAGTGTAGTGCTACTAATACCTGCTCTGCCTCCACAGATGCTGTGATGCACTAACAGGTTGAGGATGGTTTTAAAATCCTCTTTAGAGCCATAAAGGCAAATGCCTCGAACGCCACTAATAACATGCAGCTTTTGACATGCCGATTCAATCAATCCAAATCAACTGAGGAAAAACTATATAGTGCTAAATCCATTTGAAATGAGCATTTGCCATTTGGTCATACAGGCAAGTAGTTGCATtaattagggctgaacaatacagtaaaaaaaatcatcctgtgATTGATTTTGACATTGCAACTGCAATGTGATTCACGATTTTATTGGGattgatcatttttgcattaaaaTTTTTACTATCAttgaaaaagctattaaaatgatgatgatgagtctTGCTTACATCTTACATttacaaaatatattatttttaggCCAGGGCTTATCATTTACAACAGTGTTACACctgcgatttggatattgcacttagTCATATTGCAATTTCgaatatattttgattaattgtttttcaggtgtagtagtagtagagggCCAACAACATGGTTTATTGTGGCACAGTCACTTAAATGTGGAAACAAATCCACTTTATCTGACCACTCATTACCAATAACTATTTTAGTGAATGAACCTTcactcacactgcagcagccTTTTTCATGTATCTTGGTGGCAGATTTAATTATGGCTCATTCCTATAATAGAATcataaaattcataaaataaaattgattggtGTGCAGTGAGGGACAGTTGATGTCTGCATACC is part of the Myripristis murdjan chromosome 7, fMyrMur1.1, whole genome shotgun sequence genome and harbors:
- the foxp3b gene encoding forkhead box protein P1 isoform X2, which translates into the protein MPETAVESLQCGKQPQVKPQHEKGKQPGELCPPPAPPASPSPPPVDSVSQSASGSQIIPLVAGSTLVASIAQQSLVQQYWADVESRGQKQFRPSVLRQTTSRRHHENGVSQASVCKAEAATGHRPLSPSPSSGSSPRQLQHSLPLREDSPKQSSMEARLHNGSQGSASVLFARGLCRWPGCNAASEDFSSFLKHLHSEHSHGERSIAQWRVQQDMVQYLESQLILEKQKLFAMQLHLHLSEHKYTYLTASDWPHSLPLLLPQPQAADGDGVSRWAAKHPEEFAQHGYWAAGTAHLLPDLVPSIECYKNHNIRPPYTYAYLIRWSILESPDKQRTLNEIYNWFTTMFFYFRYNTATWKNAVRHNLSLHKCFVRVEGGKGAVWTVDETEYQRRKGQKFHRDCPVKWLTSYSHFCPEES
- the foxp3b gene encoding forkhead box protein P1 isoform X1, whose product is MPETAVESLQCGKQPQVKPQHEKGKQPGELCPPPAPPASPSPPPVDSVSQSASGSQIIPLVAGSTLVASIAQQSLVQQYWADVESRGQKQFRPSVLRQTTSRRHHENGVSQASVCKAEAATGHRPLSPSPSSGSSPRQLQHSLPLREDSPKQSSMEARLHNGSQGSASVLFARGLCRWPGCNAASEDFSSFLKHLHSEHSHGERSIAQWRVQQDMVQYLESQLILEKQKLFAMQLHLHLSEHKYTYLKTASDWPHSLPLLLPQPQAADGDGVSRWAAKHPEEFAQHGYWAAGTAHLLPDLVPSIECYKNHNIRPPYTYAYLIRWSILESPDKQRTLNEIYNWFTTMFFYFRYNTATWKNAVRHNLSLHKCFVRVEGGKGAVWTVDETEYQRRKGQKFHRDCPVKWLTSYSHFCPEES